In one Blastocatellia bacterium genomic region, the following are encoded:
- a CDS encoding acetate--CoA ligase family protein, with product MKRPFDYIFKPRSVAVIGASRQPFSIGQRIVQNILESGFRGDVFLVNPHADMIGSLRCYPNLEAVPGDVDLAVIVVPQQAVLSVIDECIAKPVGAVVVISAGFGEAGRAGAKLEQELVHRVRAGDLRLVGPNSMGIMNAVSDVRLNASLGPLPAWADRIALVCQSGALGFVVLNMIQRLGLGLSMFASLGNMSDLSTDDLLEYWADEQHTNVILMYVDSFGDVRRFTQLARRVSRRKPIVALKTSGSLPSAPTSDPTRPTRSELMISTDSLFQQCGLLRAGSAEELLDFALAFSHCAAAQGSRVAVISNDRGLTTLVVDACVHLGLSIARLSAKTITALKAALPDDITVSNPVNLTANASAETYRLALDTVLADGRVDAALVLLVPAAALTSQATVDAVVPLLRQYDKPVLCVVTTTEESLRALRERARGLLPIYPLPESAARALGALIDYHRLQQRPEGELRRFDVDVSLPQAILKRARDEGRLALNLAEALRLIDAYGIPTCAFNFAATLDEAVAHAHEIGYPVVLKLIAQQLLHKSDVGGVILDIRNDDELTRSYASLMERAERHGIADQVEGVMIQQMVRGGREVIIGMVHDATFGPLITFGLNSADNETPRDISARVWPLTDLDATELIKSLRGYPMLQGTKDHDPIDFVLVEEALLRVSQLVEDFPAIAELSINPFIAGYKPDTSKAVDVKITLFSEASIETS from the coding sequence ATGAAACGCCCGTTCGATTACATCTTCAAACCCAGGTCTGTCGCCGTCATTGGGGCATCTCGTCAACCGTTCTCTATCGGGCAACGAATTGTGCAGAACATATTGGAGAGTGGGTTTCGTGGCGATGTGTTTCTTGTCAATCCGCATGCCGATATGATTGGGTCGCTGCGCTGTTATCCAAATCTGGAAGCTGTGCCCGGTGATGTTGACCTAGCTGTGATCGTCGTCCCTCAGCAGGCGGTTTTATCGGTCATTGACGAATGTATCGCCAAACCGGTTGGCGCAGTGGTCGTCATCTCCGCTGGTTTTGGAGAGGCGGGGCGGGCTGGGGCAAAACTGGAACAGGAACTCGTTCACAGGGTGCGAGCCGGCGACCTGCGCCTGGTGGGGCCTAACTCTATGGGCATTATGAACGCCGTGTCGGATGTACGCTTGAATGCCTCGTTGGGGCCACTCCCAGCGTGGGCTGACCGGATTGCGTTGGTTTGTCAATCGGGGGCGTTGGGCTTCGTGGTGTTGAATATGATCCAGCGACTGGGACTGGGCTTATCCATGTTCGCCTCGCTGGGTAACATGAGTGACCTGTCCACTGATGACCTGCTTGAGTACTGGGCTGATGAGCAGCATACGAATGTCATCCTGATGTATGTAGACTCATTTGGCGACGTGCGACGGTTCACGCAACTAGCGCGGCGCGTCAGCCGGCGAAAGCCGATCGTTGCTCTAAAGACTAGCGGTTCATTGCCATCGGCGCCAACAAGTGATCCAACGAGGCCAACCCGCTCTGAACTGATGATCTCCACCGATAGCCTGTTCCAACAGTGTGGTCTGTTGCGGGCTGGTTCAGCCGAAGAGCTATTGGATTTTGCCTTGGCTTTCAGCCATTGCGCCGCGGCGCAGGGCAGTCGTGTCGCTGTGATTAGCAACGATCGCGGTTTGACCACGCTGGTCGTGGATGCTTGCGTTCACCTCGGACTGAGCATCGCCCGACTGTCGGCCAAAACGATTACGGCGCTGAAAGCTGCGCTGCCCGACGACATAACGGTTAGCAATCCCGTGAATCTGACTGCGAACGCCAGCGCAGAGACGTATCGCCTTGCGCTCGACACAGTGTTGGCTGATGGGCGGGTTGATGCTGCGCTTGTTCTGCTAGTGCCCGCCGCTGCGTTGACGTCGCAGGCCACAGTGGACGCTGTTGTGCCGTTGCTGCGGCAGTATGACAAGCCGGTGTTATGCGTCGTGACGACCACTGAAGAGTCCTTACGAGCCTTGCGTGAGCGAGCGCGTGGGTTGTTGCCAATCTACCCGTTACCAGAATCGGCGGCGCGCGCCCTGGGAGCGCTGATTGATTATCATCGCTTGCAACAACGCCCGGAGGGCGAGCTGCGGCGCTTCGACGTTGATGTGAGCCTTCCGCAGGCCATTCTCAAGCGTGCGCGCGACGAAGGACGGCTGGCGCTGAACTTGGCCGAGGCGCTCCGCCTGATTGACGCTTACGGCATTCCTACCTGCGCATTCAACTTCGCAGCGACGCTCGATGAGGCGGTCGCTCATGCGCATGAGATCGGTTATCCCGTCGTGTTGAAATTGATCGCTCAACAGCTGCTGCACAAATCGGACGTCGGCGGCGTGATCCTCGACATTCGCAACGATGACGAATTGACGCGCAGTTACGCGAGCTTGATGGAACGCGCCGAGCGGCATGGCATTGCCGACCAGGTTGAAGGCGTCATGATCCAGCAGATGGTGCGCGGCGGGCGCGAGGTCATTATCGGCATGGTGCACGATGCGACGTTCGGCCCACTAATCACGTTCGGCCTGAACAGTGCTGACAATGAAACGCCCAGAGACATCAGCGCGCGCGTCTGGCCGCTCACCGACCTGGATGCAACCGAGCTCATTAAATCGCTTCGCGGTTACCCGATGCTGCAAGGAACCAAAGATCACGATCCGATTGACTTCGTCCTTGTGGAAGAAGCGCTGTTGCGTGTCTCCCAACTGGTCGAGGATTTTCCGGCCATTGCTGAACTGAGCATCAACCCGTTCATAGCCGGCTACAAGCCGGATACATCCAAAGCGGTTGATGTCAAAATCACCCTCTTCTCGGAAGCGTCAATTGAGACCAGTTGA